In Bacillus sp. DX3.1, the following proteins share a genomic window:
- a CDS encoding aldo/keto reductase translates to MMNNLQDTTTLHNDVKMPWFGLGVFKVEEGPELVHAVKTAIKQGYRSIDTAAIYGNEKAVGQGIREGIKEAGISREELFVTSKVWNADQGYEATLAAYEESLEKMGLEYLDLYLVHWPVEGKYKETWRALETLYKEGRVRAIGVSNFQIHHLQDVMQDAEMKPMINQVEYHPRLTQKELQAFCKEQGIQMQAWSPLMQGQLLDNPALQEVANKYGKSIAQVILRWDLQNEVVTIPKSTKEHRIIENASIFDFELTKEDMEQIDALNQNHRVGPDPDNFDF, encoded by the coding sequence ATGATGAATAATTTACAGGATACAACAACATTGCATAACGACGTAAAAATGCCTTGGTTTGGCTTGGGTGTATTTAAAGTGGAAGAAGGTCCAGAACTTGTACATGCGGTCAAAACAGCAATTAAACAAGGGTATCGTAGTATTGATACAGCAGCTATTTATGGCAATGAAAAAGCAGTCGGACAAGGAATTCGAGAAGGTATAAAAGAAGCAGGGATTTCAAGAGAAGAGTTATTTGTTACTTCGAAAGTTTGGAATGCGGATCAAGGGTATGAAGCAACATTAGCAGCGTATGAGGAAAGTTTAGAAAAAATGGGATTAGAGTATTTAGATTTATACCTTGTTCATTGGCCTGTAGAAGGGAAATATAAAGAAACATGGAGAGCGCTAGAGACACTTTATAAGGAAGGGCGAGTACGTGCAATTGGAGTGAGTAATTTCCAAATTCATCATTTACAGGACGTCATGCAAGATGCAGAAATGAAACCAATGATAAACCAAGTCGAATATCATCCGCGTTTGACGCAAAAGGAATTGCAAGCTTTTTGTAAGGAACAAGGCATTCAAATGCAAGCCTGGTCTCCGCTTATGCAAGGGCAGCTATTAGATAATCCTGCACTACAAGAAGTGGCAAATAAGTATGGAAAATCAATTGCTCAAGTTATTCTACGTTGGGACTTGCAAAATGAAGTTGTAACCATTCCAAAATCTACAAAAGAACACCGCATTATTGAAAATGCAAGCATATTTGATTTCGAATTAACAAAAGAAGATATGGAACAAATAGATGCTTTGAACCAAAATCACCGCGTTGGTCCAGATCCAGATAACTTTGATTTTTAA
- a CDS encoding MFS transporter, which translates to MGSYIVSSSNSQTDRRSILALLALAISAFGIGTTEFISVGLLPSIASDLHVSVTTAGLTVSLYALGVAFGAPVLTSLTASMSRKTLLMWIMIVFIIGNSIAAMATSFGVLLVARVISAFSHGVFMSIGSTIAADLVPEDRRASAIAIMFTGLTVATVTGVPIGTFIGQQFGWRASFMVIVAIGIVALVANSILIPSNLRKGASASFRDQLKIVTNGRLLLVFIITALGYGGTFVTFTYLSPLLQEVTGFKAGTVTIILLVYGIAIAIGNIIGGKLSNRNPIRSLFFMFFIQAIVLFVLTFTAPFKVAGLITIILMGLFAFMNVPGLQVYVVILAERFVPSAVDVASAINIAAFNAGIALGAYLGGVVTDSLGLIHTAWVGAIMVVGAVVLSAWSMRLEKKDQETATR; encoded by the coding sequence TTGGGTTCATATATCGTATCTTCTTCAAATTCTCAAACAGATAGAAGAAGTATATTAGCTTTATTGGCATTAGCAATTAGTGCTTTTGGAATTGGTACAACTGAATTCATAAGTGTAGGTTTGCTACCATCTATAGCAAGTGATTTACATGTTTCCGTTACAACAGCTGGTTTAACAGTTTCTTTATATGCGTTAGGAGTAGCGTTTGGTGCTCCGGTATTAACATCTTTAACAGCTAGTATGTCACGTAAAACGTTATTAATGTGGATTATGATTGTGTTTATTATCGGCAATAGTATCGCAGCTATGGCAACAAGTTTTGGCGTGTTACTTGTAGCGCGAGTGATATCGGCATTTTCACATGGTGTATTTATGTCGATTGGTTCTACCATTGCAGCTGACCTTGTACCAGAAGACAGGCGCGCTAGTGCAATTGCGATTATGTTTACTGGTTTAACAGTTGCAACAGTAACGGGTGTACCAATTGGTACATTCATTGGACAACAGTTTGGTTGGAGAGCTTCTTTCATGGTCATCGTTGCAATTGGAATCGTTGCCTTAGTGGCAAACAGTATATTGATTCCATCTAATTTACGAAAAGGTGCATCAGCATCATTTCGTGATCAATTAAAAATTGTAACAAACGGTCGATTACTTCTTGTGTTCATTATTACAGCATTAGGATATGGAGGTACATTCGTAACGTTTACGTATTTATCTCCATTACTACAAGAAGTTACAGGCTTTAAAGCAGGAACGGTTACAATCATCTTATTGGTATACGGTATTGCGATTGCAATCGGGAATATTATTGGCGGAAAGCTATCCAACCGTAATCCAATTCGATCCTTATTCTTTATGTTTTTCATACAAGCAATTGTATTGTTTGTATTAACCTTTACAGCCCCGTTTAAAGTGGCAGGTCTGATTACTATTATCTTGATGGGACTATTTGCATTTATGAATGTTCCTGGATTACAGGTATATGTTGTTATATTGGCAGAGCGTTTCGTTCCAAGTGCTGTAGATGTTGCGTCTGCAATTAATATCGCTGCATTTAATGCTGGGATTGCCCTCGGTGCTTACTTAGGTGGTGTTGTAACCGACTCTTTAGGATTAATTCATACCGCATGGGTAGGAGCTATTATGGTAGTAGGCGCAGTTGTTTTATCAGCATGGAGCATGAGATTAGAGAAAAAAGATCAAGAAACAGCAACACGTTAA
- a CDS encoding winged helix-turn-helix transcriptional regulator produces MKQYNIPVEATLEVIGGKWKVVILCHLTKGTKRTSELKRLMPGITQKMLTQQLRELEVDGVIQRQVYNQVPPKVEYSLTDYGWSLEAILDSLCSWGECHLEKQGNLSMLMTQVDK; encoded by the coding sequence ATGAAGCAATATAATATTCCTGTAGAAGCAACCCTAGAGGTTATTGGTGGAAAATGGAAAGTGGTCATTCTTTGCCACTTAACAAAGGGAACGAAACGTACAAGCGAATTAAAACGTTTAATGCCTGGGATTACGCAAAAGATGTTAACACAGCAGTTACGGGAGTTAGAGGTAGATGGTGTCATACAAAGACAGGTATACAATCAAGTTCCGCCCAAAGTTGAATACTCTCTTACCGATTATGGTTGGTCTTTAGAAGCAATCCTTGATTCGCTTTGCTCTTGGGGCGAATGTCATCTTGAAAAACAAGGGAATTTATCCATGCTTATGACGCAAGTAGATAAATAA